In Manduca sexta isolate Smith_Timp_Sample1 unplaced genomic scaffold, JHU_Msex_v1.0 HiC_scaffold_625, whole genome shotgun sequence, one DNA window encodes the following:
- the LOC115445591 gene encoding chorion peroxidase: MHPDDGFHDHAGTVMVIAWGQFMDHDYTLTGTPLDPLNRNDPEECCKRPPHLKHPYCNEIRIPDDDYFYRLFGVKCIDFVRAFPSPRPGCRLGSRVAFNTLTGVLDGNTVYGVTEKFARKLRTGFGGLLRMNPVFKEYGLKDLLPLKLDIPDEGCTRPNKNMYCFEAGEIRVNEQLVLTVMHTLMAREHNRVAKGLAEVNPHWDDETLFQEARRINIAEIQHITFNEFLPILLGKDVMEKFGLVLEKEGYWDGYDPEVNPDVIASFAAAAYRFGHSLLPTAVERWSKAHKFIASKRLSDLIRRPYDLYRAGVFDEYVMGLMNQVAQAMDDSITQEVTNHLFKKVGARFGMDLVSFNMQRGREFGIPGYMEFRKFCGLPGADTFQDLFGSMTNHTVRKYETIFEHPIDVDLWSGGVSERPLPGSMLGPTFACIIATQFSYSRRGDRFWFELPNQPSSFTPEQLAEIRKSRLARVICDNTDIIDTVQLYPMVLPDHELNPRVPCRSGVIPGMDFSKWAEPTPFHGPAKHFVSSFTYDPYISKK, encoded by the exons ATGCACCCTGACGACGGTTTCCACGACCACGCCGGAACAGTCATGGTCATCGCCTGGGGACAGTTCATGGACCACGATTATACGCTCACTGGCACTCCACTTG ACCCGCTCAACCGTAACGATCCTGAAGAATGTTGCAAACGGCCGCCGCATCTGAAGCATCCGTACTGCAATGAGATCCGCATACCGGATGACGATTACTTCTACCGCCTATTCGGAGTGAAATGTATCGATTTCGTACGAGCCTTCCCGTCGCCGAGACCTGGCTGTCGATTAG gaTCTAGAGTCGCTTTCAACACTTTAACCGGAGTCCTTGATGGTAACACAGTTTATGGAGTAACAGAAAAGTTTGCGAG aaaacTGCGTACTGGCTTCGGAGGCCTGTTACGTATGAACCCAGTCTTCAAAGAATACGGACTCAAAGATTTGTTACCGCTTAAACTGGACATTCCCGATGAAGGATGCACACGACCGAACAAAAACATGTACTGTTTCGAAGCTG GTGAGATTCGTGTAAACGAGCAGCTTGTCTTAACTGTGATGCACACACTCATGGCTCGTGAGCACAACAGAGTAGCTAAAGGTTTGGCTGAAGTAAATCCTCATTGGGATGACGAGACCCTCTTCCAAGAAGCAAGACGTATCAATATTGCTGAGATCCAACATATTACGTTCAACGAATTCTTGCCTATACTGCTCGGAAAGGATGTTATGGAGAAATTTGGTTTGGTGCTTGAGAAAGAG gGCTACTGGGATGGTTACGACCCTGAAGTAAATCCCGACGTGATTGCCTCATTCGCCGCAGCTGCGTATCGTTTCGGACATTCTCTACTACCTACCGCTGTGGAAAGGTGGTCTAAAGCACACAAATTCATCG CATCAAAACGTCTATCAGACTTGATCCGTAGGCCATACGACTTGTACAGAGCTGGGGTCTTCGACGAATATGTAATGGGATTAATGAATCAAGTTGCTCAAGCTATGGACGATTCTATCACACAAGAAGTCACAAACCATCTGTTCAAGAAGGTCGGCGCTCGATTTGGAATGGATTTGGTATCATTCAACATGCAAAGAGGTAGAGAGTTTGGTATTCCCGGATACATGGAGTTCAGAAAGTTCTGCGGCTTGCCTGGTGCAGACACCTTCCAAGACCTCTTCGGATCTATGACTAACCACACCGTCCGCAAATACGAGACAATCTTCGAACACCCTATTGATGTGGATCTCTGGTCTGGTGGAGTGTCTGAGAGACCGTTACCTGGTTCTATGTTGGGACCTACCTTCGCTTGCATCATTGCTACCCAGTTCTCTTATTCTCGTAGAGGAGATAGATTTtg GTTCGAGCTGCCCAACCAGCCGTCATCATTTACACCCGAGCAATTAGCAGAGATCAGGAAATCGAGATTAGCGCGCGTAATTTGTGACAACACCGACATTATCGATACAGTACAACTTTACCCTATGGTATTGCCAGATCACGAACT AAACCCTCGAGTACCATGCCGAAGTGGTGTGATACCTGGTATGGACTTTAGCAAATGGGCGGAACCGACGCCGTTCCACGGACCTGCGAAGCACTTCGTGAGTAGCTTCACATACGACCCGTATATAAGCAAAAAGTAG
- the LOC115445570 gene encoding probable serine/threonine-protein kinase DDB_G0282963, whose product MNYELITQASILAKNETDPTIVQNTDVSNANNTLDKDCDNVEVVVNNNNITDCNDTKVQKADVQIQNCDTIEAQIECTNANVIENNTEIQNCAHNDQEVDKNCKSNTKNEIPNSDTILKYVYKKSDKVKDNNKSTGHEKNSLKRRKRSLASGINNELLNLEQKAPLIVNYETSHGNRHEQSSPIRNAEKNIKSSALADFNIETLHANNKKTHPQRNSKHSSRGNYNPPPPNVEEKRNRQENSIPRKSSEDNSSENSASSEESGEHIKNRAVYQNPPTNRENNNENSDESQESKENRENFNKAHYSDNAVSAESKESAEQIDSKEKTSKYSKSLEQSEESNERDIKPRDKQQYSNDDHKSEEYKNNPQTFVENSNESSEEEKTRKSSSPDEYKNALKENKNSEQAIQDVGLEDFSYERIQVNAKGEVEPAKDTHQNISSEPIVLQTTTKPTADLKTYNEEKTASIESDETSGSIEKDQSSEPVNINDGEVKPVVEINRDADSIELSEKNTEGSSKSDNENESLETLLGVNIPDNNHNDEESSKIIGNKPDVKQEFERIPTDYKHDNKKQSEENESVKPSVIENKNSNSNNDEGTLDVFKSKDENFDENLKIKFADVTVKLPEIKLPDDVLDYAQSNNDDTDDEPAYYGYYDDRNEKQAYKKEDDSEEDEDEEEDDDDLYEKFVRERFGKRGSFQKRSEKLQDINSKPHNPQLYATIKNILKKTEQVRKEAETSGDPKAGYAWTLEYGENA is encoded by the exons ATGAACTACGAACTG ATAACACAGGCCTCTATACTTGCCAAAAATGAAACTGATCCAACTATCGTGCAAAACACTGATGTAAGCAatgcaaacaatactttggatAAAGATTGTGATAATGTGGAGgttgtagtaaataataataatatcactgaTTGTAATGATACTAAAGTGCAAAAAGCTGATGTACAAATACAAAACTGCGATACAATTGAAGCACAAATTGAGTGTACTAATGCCAACGTCATTGAAAATAATACAGAAATACAGAATTGTGCGCATAACGATCAAGAAGttgataaaaattgtaaaagtaaTACTAAAAATGAAATTCCGAACAgtgatacaatattaaaatatgtatacaaaaagAGTGACAAAGTTAAAGACAATAATAAATCCACGGGTCATGAAAAAAATAGCTTAAAGCGTCGAAAACGATCATTAGCAAGTGGAATTAATAATGAACTACTTAATCTGGAACAAAAAGCTCCTTTGATTGTCAACTATGAAACATCTCACGGCAATCGCCATGAACAAAGTTCACCTATTCGAAatgctgaaaaaaatataaaatcatcagCGCTAGCAGATTTCAACATAGAAACTTTACATGCCAATAACAAAAAAACCCATCCACAAAGAAATAGCAAACATTCTTCAAGAGGAAATTATAATCCTCCGCCACCAAATGTTGAAGAAAAGCGAAACAGACAAGAAAATAGTATACCAAGAAAAAGTAGTGAAGACAATAGCAGCGAAAATAGCGCTTCGAGTGAAGAAAGTGgcgaacatattaaaaatagagCTGTATATCAAAATCCTCCTACAAATCGTGAAAACAATAATGAAAACTCTGACGAATCGCAAGAAAGTAAGGAAAATAGAGAAAACTTTAATAAAGCTCATTATTCAGATAATGCAGTATCTGCAGAAAGTAAAGAGAGTGCTGAACAAATAGATAGTAAAGagaaaacatcaaaatattcaaAGTCTCTTGAACAGAGTGAAGAGAGCAATGAAAGAGATATAAAACCGAGAGATAAGCAACAATATTCAAACGATGACCACAAAAGTGaagagtataaaaataatccacAAACTTTTGTTGAAAATAGTAATGAGAGCTCGGAAGAAGAGAAAACGCGAAAGTCGAGCTCACCCGATGAATACAAAAAtgcattaaaagaaaacaaaaactcgGAACAGGCTATACAAGACGTAGGTCTAGAAGATTTTAGCTATGAAAGAATACAAGTTAATGCAAAAGGAGAGGTAGAACCTGCCAAAGATACCCATCAAAATATAAGTAGCGAACCAATAGTATTACAAACAACTACAAAACCTACAGCGGATCTAAAGACCTACAATGAAGAAAAGACAGCATCAATAGAAAGCGATGAAACTTCTGGCAGTATTGAAAAAGACCAAAGTAGTGAACCAGTCAATATTAATGATGGAGAAGTCAAACCAGTGGTGGAAATAAATAGAGATGCGGACAGTATTGaattaagtgaaaaaaatacagaaGGATCTTCAAAAAGTGACAACGAAAATGAAAGCTTAGAAACTCTTTTAGGAGTTAACATACCCGATAATAATCATAATGATGAAGAGAGTAGTAAAATAATTGGAAATAAACCAGATGTGAAGCAAGAATTTGAAAGAATACCTACAGATTATAAACacgataacaaaaaacaaagtgAAGAAAACGAAAGTGTAAAACCCAGTgtcatagaaaacaaaaactcaaattcaaataatgacGAGGGTACACTTGACGTATTCAAATCAAAAGACGAGAACTTTGATGAGAACTTGAAGATAAAATTCGCAGATGTGACAGTTAAGTTACCAGAAATAAAACTACCAGACGATGTTTTAGATTATGCAC aaagtaATAACGACGACACCGACGATGAGCCTGCTTACTATGGATATTATGATGACAGAAATGAGAAACAGGCTTACAAGAAAGAAGATGATTCTGAAGAAGATGAGGATGAAGAAGAAGATGATGATGACTTGTATGAAAAATTCGTCCGGGAAAGATTCGGTAAACGTGGTTCATTCCAAAAGCGATCTGAGAAACTGCAAGATATTAACAGTAAACCACACAATCCACAATTGTACGCAACTATAAAGAATATTCTCAAAAAAACTGAACAAGTTCGTAAGGAGGCCGAAACAAGTGGTGACCCTAAAGCAGGTTACGCGTGGACTTTAGAATACGGTGAAAACGCGTag
- the LOC119193517 gene encoding prefoldin subunit 6-like produces MKMTDEIQKKFQKELELYNGVQKDIKKAIGLKQQLDSQLNENKAVKEELALLKKDSEVYKLIGPVLVKQDLDEARTNVSKRMEYISKEIKRTDDHISALENKQEALQENLNKLRNDLGKLKLKA; encoded by the coding sequence atgAAAATGACTGACGAAATCcaaaagaaatttcaaaaagAACTCGAATTGTACAATGGTGTgcaaaaagatattaaaaaggCGATAGGTCTGAAGCAGCAATTAGACAGCCagttaaatgaaaacaaagcTGTAAAGGAAGAATTAGCGCTATTAAAGAAAGATTCTGAAGTATACAAACTGATCGGGCCAGTTTTAGTAAAACAAGATTTAGATGAAGCGCGGACCAATGTCAGCAAGCGTATGGAATACATCAGTAAAGAGATCAAAAGAACAGATGATCACATATCCGCGTTAGAGAACAAACAAGAGGCGCTGCAGGAGAACCTCAACAAGCTCAGGAATGATCTTGGGAAACTGAAGTTAAAAGCTTGA